The Bos javanicus breed banteng unplaced genomic scaffold, ARS-OSU_banteng_1.0 tig00001919_1, whole genome shotgun sequence genome has a window encoding:
- the LOC133243995 gene encoding AP-1 complex-associated regulatory protein-like, translated as MGNCCWTQCFGLLRKEAGRLQRVGGGGGSKYFRTCSRGEHLTIEFENLVESDEGESPGSSHRPLTEEEIVDLREKHYDSIVEKQKDLDMKIQKELALQEEKLRLEEEALYAAQREAARAAKQRKVLEQERQRVVQRCRASNNGEYQSPGPEDDFESCLRNIKSQYEVFRSSRLSSDATVLTPNTESSCDLMTKTKSTSGNDDSTSIDLEWEDEEGMNRMLPMRERSKTEEDILRAALKYSCKKTGSNPTSASDDSNGLEWENDFVSAEMDDNGNSEYCGFVNPVLELSDSGLKQYDSDQQKR; from the coding sequence ATGGGGAACTGCTGCTGGACGCAGTGCTTCGGACTCCTCCGTAAGGAAGCTGGGCGGCTGCAGCGTGTAGGAGGCGGCGGAGGATCCAAGTATTTTAGAACATGCTCAAGAGGTGAGCACTTAACTATAGAGTTTGAGAATCTAGTAGAAAGTGATGAAGGAGAAAGCCCAGGAAGCAGTCATAGGCCTCTTACTGAGGAAGAAATTGTTGACCTGAGAGAGAAGCATTATGATTCCATtgttgaaaaacagaaagatctTGATATGAAAATCCAAAAAGAGTTAGCCTTACAAGAAGAGAAGTTAAGACTAGAAGAAGAAGCTTTATACGCTGCACAGCGTGAAGCAGCCAGGGCAGCAAAGCAGCGAAAGGTCTTGGAGCAAGAAAGGCAGAGAGTTGTGCAGCGATGCCGTGCTTCCAACAATGGAGAATATCAAAGTCCAGGTCCAGAAGATGACTTTGAATCTTGTTTGAGAAATATAAAGTCACAGTATGAAGTTTTTCGAAGTAGTAGGCTCTCATCAGATGCCACAGTTTTGACACCAAATACAGAAAGCAGTTGTGATTTAATGACCAAAACTAAATCAACTAGTGGAAATGATGACAGCACATCTATAGATCTAGAATGGGAAGATGAAGAAGGAATGAATCGAATGCTTCCAATGAGAGAACGTTCCAAGACAGAGGAAGACATTCTCCGGGCAGCACTTAAGTATAGCTGCAAGAAGACTGGAAGTAATCCTACATCAGCCTCTGATGATTCCAATGGGCTGGAGTGGGAGAATGATTTTGTTAGTGCCGAAATGGATGATAATGGCAATTCTGAGTATTGTGGATTTGTAAATCCTGTATTAGAACTGTCCGATTCTGGTCTAAAGCAATATGATTCAGATCAACAAAAACGATAG